A stretch of DNA from Roseovarius sp. W115:
CCTCATCGACGAGCCGCGAAACAGTTTTGTCCGGCTCAATTCCCGCTCGGTCAACGGGCCGGACCTCTGCAAAGTGATCGGTGATCCGCCAGCCATCTTTTTGAGGGGCGAGTTTGAGGTCGATCACGCCTAAATGAGAGCCCCGAAAGCCCGCCATGATCGAAGGAACATCTGCAAGTGCGCCATTTTCTACAGAAATTGCGGGATGGTGCGGCGAGTCTGCGGGATCAGGAAAAATATTGTGTGTGTGCCCCGTCAGGATCGCATCAACTCCGGGCACATGTGCCAAAGCCAGGCCAACGTTTTCCTGGTCTGGCTCCGTAACGCCCTCGCCGATCCCAGTATGGGCGAGTACGACCACAATTTGCGCCCCTTTGCTGCGCAGCAAGGGCACGTAAACCTTCAGCGTTTCCACCATGTCGCGGACTTCAAGACGGCCGGCCAAATGATCTTGGTCCCAAAGCAGAATTTGCGGAGGGACCAAACCGATCACACCGATTTTCAGCTTGTGTGGATGTCCGGAATTATCGTGGACCTCACGGTTGAGCAAAATGAATGGCGGCAAGAGGTGTTGGTCTTTTTCTGGGTTGCTTGGATGCCGGACATGAACCGCGTTGGCACAGACAAGCGGAAAATTTGCACCTTTGAGAGTCCGGGTCAGCCAATCCAGACCAAAGTTGAATTCATGGTTGCCAAGCGTCGCCGCGTCATAGGTCACATGGTTCATGGCATTGATGACAGGATTGCTCTTAGTCCAGCCGTTTTCAGGTCGCGCGCCGATGTCCGTTAAGGCCGAGCCTTGCAAGAAATCACCATTGTCAAAAAGAAGCGTGTTTTGAGCCTCTGCGCGCGCCTTATGAATTTGCGTCACAACACGGGCAAATCCAAAGTCTTCAACGGGCGCATCTTTGGCATAATCATAAGACAGGATGTGGCCATGGAGATCAGTGGTTCCGAGAATCCGAACCCAGATATGTTGATCTGGCTCTTGTACAGCGCCAACGCAAACTCTGCCGCTGGTGTCACATCGCCATGGCCAAGTTACTGTATCAGAATATGCAAGCGTGTTCGTTCTTTTCACCTAAATCTCGGTAATCAATAACGGATTTCCCATGACCCATACGTATTCCAATATACCTTAGGTTGCAATAAAAATTGAGTTAACGCATTTAACGGGAGAGCGGAAAGCTCTTGCCCCAAATCAGTGATCATGGCACCTGCAAGTGCGGAGGTCACGTTATGCGTCATGCCGAAACAGTCACATTCGGAGGTTCTGGCCTTGATCGCTGCGCGGAGCTTCGGTTACGTCCTGATGAGATTCAGAAACTGGTTCGTGAAGGCCGGGCGTCTGCCGTAGTGCAATGGCGCGGCAAACCCTTGGTGGAAGCACCAGATCTTGACAAGCTCACACGCCTCCCCGCCGATCATCCGTTGATGTCTAAGGATGTTGAGGGCCCGATCTTGTTGGGCCGGGAGGAAGATGGCCGGGTCGTTCTGGCTTATGAGTTGAAAGACTGGGCGCCGGACGATCTTGACGCGGAAAGCCTCGGTGGTTTTGTCGACCAAAGCGAGCAAACCCATCCTGATCTACCCCAAACACAGGTGTTTGCCGAACTGCGTCGCATCATGACACGCCTTTCACCCCGCGATGCGGAATTGGCAGCGTCGGCCAAAGCCGTCCTGGGCTGGCATGCAACGCATCGGTTTTGCGCCAGATGCGGGTCCGCAACTCAGATCACACAATTCGGCTGGCAGCGCATTTGCCCGGACTGCAGCGGCCAGCATTTTCCCCGCACAGACCCGGTTGTCATCATGTTGATCACCCATGGGAACCGTGTCCTGATGGGGCGGTCGCATGGCTGGCCCGAGGGGATGTATTCCCTGCTTGCAGGGTTCATTGACTCCGGGGAAACGATGGAAGCTGCGGTGCGCCGAGAAGTGATGGAAGAAGCCGGTATTCGCGTGGGCGAGGTTGGATATCTCGCCAGCCAGCCCTGGCCCTTCCCGGCGTCCTTAATGTTTGGATGCTGGGGGCAGGCCCTCTCAGAAGAGATCCGCGTAGACCCCACAGAAATCGAAGATGCCATCTGGGTGACCCGCGAAGATATTGCGCGTGCTTTTGCGGGCGAAAACCCTGACATTCTGCCGGCCCGAAAAGGGGCCATCGCACATTTTTTGCTGCGCAACTGGCTTGCCGATACGCTATAAAAAGGTAAACAGGGAAAAAGACCAACCCAAAAGGGTTAACAAAAGAGGCCAGCAGATGAAGTTCGTAGAGCGCGAAGATATCGAAGCGCCCATCGAATACGTATTTTCCCAGATTTCAGATTTTCCGGCGCTGGAGCGATCTGCCATGCGGCGCGGCGCCGAGGTTCAACGTGTGGACAATCTGGGTCAAAACGGTATCGGCATGGCATGGGACACGTCTTTCATGCTCCGCGGCAAACGGCGTGATATGCATTTGGAAATGACGGATTATGATGAGCCTAATTGTCTTGCCATTGAATCGAACTCCGCCAACCTGGCGGGTTACATGATGATTGACCTTGTTGCGCTATCGCGCCGCAGAACACGGCTAACAGTCGAAGTTTCGGTCAAGCCCAAGACACTGACTGCGCGGCTTTTACTGCAATCGCTGAAGCTTGCGCGCACCAACATGACGCGGCGATTTGCGCTTCGCGTGGCGGAATACGCCAAGGATGTTGAGGATCGCTTCAAGGCAACTGCATAAACAAAAAGGGCCACCCGCAGATGGCCCCCTTAGTTCTTTTTTACCCGTGAGTGGATAACGTTAACCGATCTGCGTATTTCGCACGGTGTCGAACAAAGGCGCGCGCCCTTTCTTCGATTTAGAGCCACCCCTACTCTTCAGCTTGGAAAACTGGTCTTCACGTTCCTGAACGCTCAGTTCGCTCCCTGGGGTGGAGTCGGTCATTACTTTTACGATCGACAAAGCTGCTGCTGGTGTGGCGAGGACGGCTGTTAGAACAATAGCGGTTAGGGTTCGCATGGTATGCTCCTGTTCCTATCTGTTGAGACGGATTTGGTCCGTCGACCATGGACATGAAATGGAGGTTTAAGCGGGGCGGCGTTAGAGGCTGTCCGGTCTTCGTGAACCGCCAATCACGGCAATGCACAGCGCCGTGACCATCGCAGACAGATCACTCACACCTCTACGATCTGATCGCGCTAAAATAAGGCTAAATATCTGAAAAATATCACTTAAAATTGTTATACAACTTGCAGAGCCACGACATTGGAAAACCGCACCATGTCCGAAGAGCTTGTAACAAAAGGCACAATGCGGAGTGGCCCCAGTATATCTCTTACGCCAAGTATCAGTGTCGGCGCGGATCTGCGGGATAAACCCCCAGCATGACCACCTCGGACGTGAAATATTCCAATTCTTCCAAAGCGCGCTTGACCTCTGGATCCTCCGGGTGCCCTTCGATATCCGCATAGAACTGCGTCGCAGAAAAACTGCCTCCGACCATATAGCTTTCCAGTTTGGTCATGTTGACGCCATTCGTGGCAAACCCGCCCATCGCCTTGTAAAGCGCGGCGGGGATGTTGCGCACCTGAAAGACAAAGCTCGTCATCATGCCATCAGACCCGCGGCGCGACAGATCAGGGTCGCGAGACATCACCAAAAACCGAGTCGTGTTGTTGCCTTCATCCTCAATATGACGCGCCAGCACGTCGAGACCGTAAATCTCGCCTGCCAGTTCACTGGCCAAGGCCGCCATTTCCGGATCGCCCGACTGCGATACCTCTCTGGCAGACCCTGCGGTATCCGCCCCAGTGACACGTTGAATGGCGTTCTGCGCAAGAAAGTCACGGCATTGTCCCAACAACATCGTGTGGCTTTTGGCGCGTTTGATCTTTTCGAGCGGCGTACCGGGCAAAGCGAGCAGATTGATGTGAACCCGTACAAACGCCTCATCAATGATATGCAAACCCGAAAATGGAAGCAGGTGGTGAATGTCCGCCACACGCCCGAAAGTGGAATTTTCTACCGGCAACATGGCCAATTCTGCATGGCCTGTTCGCACCGCCTCTATCGCATCCTCAAAGGTGCGGCATGCATGGGGCTCCATGTCTGGATAAGTCTCTTTACAAGCCTGGTGCGAATATGCGCCTGGCTCGCCCTGAAAAGCGATGCGATTGGTCATCTTCTCTTGCCTGTTCTGTCCCATGCCGAAATGCGGTCGATTGGTCGCGGAAACTACACCTTGCGCCCTTCAAGGGGAAGCGGATAGATACGCGACGAGAGATTCACATGGAAAACGGGCCAATGCTTGACACAATGACGTTTACAAAGATCCTTGGCGGCTTTTGCGGCGCGCTGCTGATCTTTCTTTTGGGCAAATGGGTGGCGGAAGAAATGTACGCCATGGGGGGCGGTCATGGGGATGACCATGGCCCGGCCTATGTCATCGACACCGGCGATGGCGGCGCCGAGACCGCCGAAGTAGAGGAAGGCCCAAGTTTTGCGGAACTTTACGCGTCAGCAGATATCGCGGCTGGCGAAAAAGTGTTTGGCAAATGTAAAGCATGTCACGCTGTGGACGGTTCCGACAAGACTGGACCGCATCTTGATGGCGTGGTTGGCCGTGACGTAGACGCGGTGGCAGGGTTTGGCTATTCCGGCGCGCTGAGCGCCGTTGTGGCAAACTGGTCGCCTGAAGAACTGAACGCGTTCATCGAAAACCCAAAAGGCTATGCACCGGGCACAACAATGGGGTTTGCGGGTCTGAAAAAAATTCAGGACCGTGTGAACGTGATTGCCTATCTCGACAACACGGACGGTTCCATGACCGAATTGGTGGTACCTGCTGCCGCCGAGGAAGAAGCGGCGGCGGAAGAAGCCGTTGAGGAACCGGCAGCCGAAGAGGCAGCGACCGAAGAAACAACTGAAGAAGCTGCGACCGAAGAGGCAACCGAGGAACCCGCAGAGGAAGAAGCCGCTCCTGAGGCAACCGAAGAAGAAGCCGCGGCTGAAGAACCTGCCGCGGAAGAAGCAACCGAAGAGGCAGCAGCCGGTGACACCGGCTTTGCTGCCCTGGTCGCTGCAGCCGACATTGACGCAGGCGCTAAGTCGTTCAAGAAATGCGCGGCCTGCCATGTTGCCGACAAAGAGCAAAACCGCGTCGGACCTCATCTTGTTGGTATCGTTGACCGCGAGGTGGCATCGGTAGAAGGCTTCAAGTATTCTGGAGCGATGACTGAAGTAGGCGGCGTCTGGGACCTGGACCGCCTGAGTGCCTGGCTGGAGAACCCACGTGAATTCGCGCCTGGCAACAAGATGAGCTTTCGTGGTGTCTCAGACGAGGCGGAGCGCGCCAACGTCATTGGCTACCTTCGATCACTCAGCCAGTAAACGTTACTCTCACTAGCAAAAAGTTGAACCGCTCGTTCCTGACGGCACGGGCGGTTTTCTTTTGTTTGATAGGGCCGCAGCCTCACAGCGGATGATCTGCGCTTGAATCCCGGCATGGCCCTCCGTTAGCTTGCCAGAGGCGAATAAAATCCCACATCAGGGTGAGTATAAGGAGAATGCGCATGACCCGATCCCGCAGCCGGGCCAAGTCCCGAGCGCTTGACGGCCAAAAACCTCGCTTCGTTGCGACAACCCTGATGGTCCTGTCCATCCTGATCCTCAGCGCATGGACGGCATTTGCCGAAGACCAGAAGATCATCAAAAGCCACGGCTATTCATTCTTTGGCGACCTGAACTACCCCGAGGATTACACGCATTTTGACTATGTGAACCCTGACGCGCCAAAGGGTGGCGAGATTTCCATAGCACTCGCGGGCAGTTTTGACTCCATGAACCCCTACACGCGGAATGGGCGTGCCTCAGCACTTTCCACGGTGATGTATGAAAGCCTTTTGGGCGAGATACTTGCCGGCGCAGGCAGCCTGCCCTCGGATGATTACGACGAAGGGTACGGTCTTTTGGCGCATACGGTCGAATATCCAGAAGACAAGTCCTGGGTCATTTTCCACATGCGCCCAGAAGCTCGGTTTTCCGATGGAACCCCGGTCACAGCGCATGATGTTGCTTTCTCTCACAACCTGCTTCTAGATCAGGGCCTCAAAAGTTATGCCGAAGCGGTGCGCAAGCGCATTCCAAGTGTCGAGGTGATCGACGATCACACCATCAAGTTTACATTCGCTGACGGCATCTCCCGCCGTAGCCTCATTGACCAGGTCGGTGGCGTGCCGGTCTGGTCCAAAAAATGGTACGAAGAGACAGGCGCACGGCTGGACGAACCACGGCTTGAGATTTCGCCGGGATCTGGCCCGTACATTTTGCAAGAAGTAGAGCCAAACCGACGGGTGGTTTTCAAACGAAACCCTGACTACTGGGGTTGGGATTTGCCCATCAACAAAGGGCGGCACAATTTCGATACGATCCGACTTGAGTATTTTGCCGATTCCACGGCCGCCTTTGAAGCCTTCAAGGCCGGAGAAGTAACGTACCGGACGGAGTCTGATCCAAAACTCTGGGCCAGTTCTTATGATTTCCCCGCGGTTCAGCGCGGCTGGGTCAAGTTGGAAGAACTTGCCGACGGCGCGCCGCCTGCAATGTCGGGCATCGTATTCAACCTTGGCTCGGAACCGCTCAAGGACAAGCGGGTGCGCGAGGCTGTTGCACTCTTGTTCAATTTTGAATGGACAAACAAATCACTCCTTTACGGTCTCTATGAGCAACAACGTTCCTTCTCGACAGGCACAGAGTTAGAAGCAACAGGCACACCTGAAGGCCCTGAACTGGAATTTTTGCAGTCCTTGGGAGACTTGGTACCTGCTGAAGTTCTGGAAACAGAGCCGTGGGTACCACATGTAAGTGACGAAGACCGCCTCATCACACGCAAGAACAAGCGCAAAGCGCTGAAACTGCTGGAAGAGGCGGGCTATACTGTCGATGATGCGGGCAAAGTTCGGTCTCAAGACGGAAAGCAGCTGAGCCTCAATTTCTTGCTGAATTCATCTGGCTCACCTACAAACCGCGCAGTTGCCGAAAACTTTGTCTCCAGCCTGAAAGACGCAGGCATCGACGCGACGGTCGAGTCTGTCGACAGCGCCCAATACACGGACCGAGAGCGCGACAGGGATTATGATCTGGTGTTCGATGGCTATCCGTCTTTGCTGGGCACCGGCACGGGTCTGGCACAGCGTTTTGGCTCAGAGGCCGCTGAATTCAGCCTCTTTAATCCTGCGGGGCTTGCCAGCCCTATGGTGGACGAAATCATTGCCAAATCCCTGCTGACCGAAAGCAAAGAAGAAGAAAACATGACAATACGGGCCTTGGACCGGGCATTGCGCCATGAATTCTTCCTCATTCCCGATGGCTACGCCCCCAATCATTGGGTCGCCTATTGGGATCAATATGCCCATCCTGAAGAAATACCGCCTTTTGCGCTGGGGACACTGGATTTCTGGTGGTATGACGCAGATAAGGCACAAAAGCTGAAGGAGGCGGGCGCGCAGTGAGCCAGCACGGGGGCGACAGCACAGGGCCACGTATTTTGCGTGCCTCTCAGAGAGGCGCGTAGCACCGCATGGGCGCCTATATCCTCAGACGTCTGCTCTTGGTGATCCCGACGCTCATTGGGATCATGATCATCAATTTTGCTTTGGTGCAGTTCCTGCCCGGTGGCCCGGTGGAGCAGGCGATTGCCGAAATTCAAGGGCAAGGCGACGTCTTTGGCGGTTTCGCCGGGGCCGAGGATGATGGCGGGTTAGGCACAGATGAGGTCGAGGGTTATGTCGGCGCGCGCGGTCTGCCGCCAGAATTCATTGCTGAGCTTGAACAGCAATTTGGCCTCGATAAACCGCCCCTCGAACGCTTTCTCAATATGCTCTGGAACTACGCGCGGTTTGACTTTGGCGAGAGTTACTTCCGCAAAACCGAGGTCGTGGACCTTGTGCTCGACAAGATGCCGGTCAGTATCACACTGGGCGTCTGGACCCTGCTGATCTCTTACCTCATCTCGATCCCCCTAGGCATCCGCAAGGCGATGCGCGACGGCACGCCGTTTGACACATGGACGAGCGGCATCATCATCGCCGCCTATGCCATCCCCGCCTTCCTCTTTGCCATCATGCTCCTGGTGCTTTTCGCAGGCGGTTCTTACTATCAGATCTTCCCGCTGCGGGGCCTGACCTCGGATGGGTGGGAGGACTTCACCCTTATCGGAAAGGTGCTCGACTATCTTTGGCATATCATCCTGCCCATCACGGCGCTGTCCATTGGCAGCTTCGCGACGCTCACCTTGCTGACCAAGAACTCGTTTCTCGATGAGATCAAGAAACACTATGTCATGACCGCCCGCGCCAAGGGTTTGTCCGAACGCAAAGTGCTGTATGGGCATGTTTTCCGCAACGCGATGCTGATCGTCATTGCCGGTTTCCCGGGTGTTTTCATCGGTGTCTTCTTCACCGGCAGTCTGCTCATCGAGACGATCTTTTCGCTCGATGGTCTGGGGCGGCTCTTCTTTGAGGCGGCGATTGGCCGGGATTACCCCGTGATGTTCGCCACGCTCTACCTCACCACACTGATCGGACTTGTCGTCGCGATCCTTGGGGACCTGATGTATGTCTTCATCGACCCCCGGATCGACTTTGAGAAGAGGGCCGGGTAGCCATGCCAAGCCTTTCGCCCCTCAACCAGCGCCGCTGGCGCAACTTCAAGCGCAACCGTCGGGCCTATTGGTCTCTGATCCTGTTTTCGATCCTGTTTCTGATCACCCTGCCTGCTGAATTCATCGCAAATGACAAGCCCCTGCTGGTGCAATACCGGGGCGAATACTACACACCGATCCTGAAGTTTTACCCTGAGACCGCGTTTGGCGGCGATTTCCGCACCGAGGCACCTTATGGCGACCCCGAAGTGGAAT
This window harbors:
- a CDS encoding bifunctional 2',3'-cyclic-nucleotide 2'-phosphodiesterase/3'-nucleotidase, with product MKRTNTLAYSDTVTWPWRCDTSGRVCVGAVQEPDQHIWVRILGTTDLHGHILSYDYAKDAPVEDFGFARVVTQIHKARAEAQNTLLFDNGDFLQGSALTDIGARPENGWTKSNPVINAMNHVTYDAATLGNHEFNFGLDWLTRTLKGANFPLVCANAVHVRHPSNPEKDQHLLPPFILLNREVHDNSGHPHKLKIGVIGLVPPQILLWDQDHLAGRLEVRDMVETLKVYVPLLRSKGAQIVVVLAHTGIGEGVTEPDQENVGLALAHVPGVDAILTGHTHNIFPDPADSPHHPAISVENGALADVPSIMAGFRGSHLGVIDLKLAPQKDGWRITDHFAEVRPVDRAGIEPDKTVSRLVDEAHQVTLAYTSKVISRTCKPIHSYLSQFRPDLGQYLIMACKRDALADALADTPFAGVPILSVSAPYKTGGAGGPGYYTDIAAGDIFVRDIADIYPFPNTLVGIRVQGAQIVAWLERAVSCFQQVVPGKMRQHLWNPDFAGHTFDTICGLTYNINLTQPARYNESGAITNPKACRIGDLRHQGRPVSEDDDFILALKSFRAFSSGMVAYSDQDRLVYTGQTLIRDLLMQYIKKNGCDFANRETPSWAFLPVENASVCLETGPGVTKHHNDMESLSARALDQTERGFLRLEIPLE
- the nudC gene encoding NAD(+) diphosphatase, encoding MRHAETVTFGGSGLDRCAELRLRPDEIQKLVREGRASAVVQWRGKPLVEAPDLDKLTRLPADHPLMSKDVEGPILLGREEDGRVVLAYELKDWAPDDLDAESLGGFVDQSEQTHPDLPQTQVFAELRRIMTRLSPRDAELAASAKAVLGWHATHRFCARCGSATQITQFGWQRICPDCSGQHFPRTDPVVIMLITHGNRVLMGRSHGWPEGMYSLLAGFIDSGETMEAAVRREVMEEAGIRVGEVGYLASQPWPFPASLMFGCWGQALSEEIRVDPTEIEDAIWVTREDIARAFAGENPDILPARKGAIAHFLLRNWLADTL
- a CDS encoding SRPBCC family protein — encoded protein: MKFVEREDIEAPIEYVFSQISDFPALERSAMRRGAEVQRVDNLGQNGIGMAWDTSFMLRGKRRDMHLEMTDYDEPNCLAIESNSANLAGYMMIDLVALSRRRTRLTVEVSVKPKTLTARLLLQSLKLARTNMTRRFALRVAEYAKDVEDRFKATA
- a CDS encoding prephenate dehydratase, translating into MTNRIAFQGEPGAYSHQACKETYPDMEPHACRTFEDAIEAVRTGHAELAMLPVENSTFGRVADIHHLLPFSGLHIIDEAFVRVHINLLALPGTPLEKIKRAKSHTMLLGQCRDFLAQNAIQRVTGADTAGSAREVSQSGDPEMAALASELAGEIYGLDVLARHIEDEGNNTTRFLVMSRDPDLSRRGSDGMMTSFVFQVRNIPAALYKAMGGFATNGVNMTKLESYMVGGSFSATQFYADIEGHPEDPEVKRALEELEYFTSEVVMLGVYPADPRRH
- a CDS encoding c-type cytochrome; the protein is MLDTMTFTKILGGFCGALLIFLLGKWVAEEMYAMGGGHGDDHGPAYVIDTGDGGAETAEVEEGPSFAELYASADIAAGEKVFGKCKACHAVDGSDKTGPHLDGVVGRDVDAVAGFGYSGALSAVVANWSPEELNAFIENPKGYAPGTTMGFAGLKKIQDRVNVIAYLDNTDGSMTELVVPAAAEEEAAAEEAVEEPAAEEAATEETTEEAATEEATEEPAEEEAAPEATEEEAAAEEPAAEEATEEAAAGDTGFAALVAAADIDAGAKSFKKCAACHVADKEQNRVGPHLVGIVDREVASVEGFKYSGAMTEVGGVWDLDRLSAWLENPREFAPGNKMSFRGVSDEAERANVIGYLRSLSQ
- a CDS encoding extracellular solute-binding protein, encoding MTRSRSRAKSRALDGQKPRFVATTLMVLSILILSAWTAFAEDQKIIKSHGYSFFGDLNYPEDYTHFDYVNPDAPKGGEISIALAGSFDSMNPYTRNGRASALSTVMYESLLGEILAGAGSLPSDDYDEGYGLLAHTVEYPEDKSWVIFHMRPEARFSDGTPVTAHDVAFSHNLLLDQGLKSYAEAVRKRIPSVEVIDDHTIKFTFADGISRRSLIDQVGGVPVWSKKWYEETGARLDEPRLEISPGSGPYILQEVEPNRRVVFKRNPDYWGWDLPINKGRHNFDTIRLEYFADSTAAFEAFKAGEVTYRTESDPKLWASSYDFPAVQRGWVKLEELADGAPPAMSGIVFNLGSEPLKDKRVREAVALLFNFEWTNKSLLYGLYEQQRSFSTGTELEATGTPEGPELEFLQSLGDLVPAEVLETEPWVPHVSDEDRLITRKNKRKALKLLEEAGYTVDDAGKVRSQDGKQLSLNFLLNSSGSPTNRAVAENFVSSLKDAGIDATVESVDSAQYTDRERDRDYDLVFDGYPSLLGTGTGLAQRFGSEAAEFSLFNPAGLASPMVDEIIAKSLLTESKEEENMTIRALDRALRHEFFLIPDGYAPNHWVAYWDQYAHPEEIPPFALGTLDFWWYDADKAQKLKEAGAQ
- a CDS encoding microcin C ABC transporter permease YejB, which codes for MGAYILRRLLLVIPTLIGIMIINFALVQFLPGGPVEQAIAEIQGQGDVFGGFAGAEDDGGLGTDEVEGYVGARGLPPEFIAELEQQFGLDKPPLERFLNMLWNYARFDFGESYFRKTEVVDLVLDKMPVSITLGVWTLLISYLISIPLGIRKAMRDGTPFDTWTSGIIIAAYAIPAFLFAIMLLVLFAGGSYYQIFPLRGLTSDGWEDFTLIGKVLDYLWHIILPITALSIGSFATLTLLTKNSFLDEIKKHYVMTARAKGLSERKVLYGHVFRNAMLIVIAGFPGVFIGVFFTGSLLIETIFSLDGLGRLFFEAAIGRDYPVMFATLYLTTLIGLVVAILGDLMYVFIDPRIDFEKRAG